From Streptomyces sp. 6-11-2, one genomic window encodes:
- a CDS encoding LCP family protein yields the protein MNDRYDAGHGGDQYELVGYDEYGRPVYRPVPVQQTPQQAYDAYGQQGYGYDPYATGGQQQLDPTSYQGGHDGAYQGGYGTGYDPGRQAPDPSGHGAHGSYDPYGSGATTAPYDPYGRAATSGEQPRVPEQTAHIPQQTGPADADRTAQGPDPDGADGPDYRTEQFAFVEEPSDGSEDVIDWLKFTENRTERREEARRRARSRVVALTVVLALLAAGGVGYLWYAGKLPGVSSSGSESGTATANGAQKRDVIVVHLHDTERGGTSTALLVGNTTTKQGTTVLLPNSLALTGDDGTVTTLAKSVKGDGSSGTREQLDTVLGTDIEGTWRLDTPYLQNLVDLVGNVEVDANADVPDPDAKKKGAAPLVRKGKAQTLSGTMAVAYATYHASGEEENAQLERFGQVMQSLLRKVSSDATGATTTVQTLQQILDPSLTDEDLGTFLAKLAEFAKGGDYKTALLPVQADGTLSAQTSESVVKDVLGGTAKSPDQSSAVRVSVRNASGAKGNTEKARIVLLGGGFTFLEGGTASEVRSASQVVYADAAGKEKATEVAKTLGLPDSAVTKGTVTSNADVSVVLGQDYQGSSGQ from the coding sequence CAGCTCGATCCCACGTCCTACCAGGGCGGTCACGACGGCGCCTACCAGGGCGGCTACGGCACCGGCTACGACCCGGGCCGGCAGGCGCCCGACCCCTCCGGCCACGGAGCCCACGGCTCCTACGACCCGTACGGCTCCGGCGCGACGACGGCCCCGTACGACCCGTACGGACGGGCCGCGACCAGCGGGGAGCAGCCCCGGGTCCCCGAGCAGACCGCCCACATCCCGCAGCAGACCGGCCCGGCGGACGCCGACCGGACGGCGCAGGGACCCGACCCGGACGGCGCGGACGGACCCGACTACCGCACCGAGCAGTTCGCCTTCGTCGAGGAGCCCAGCGACGGCTCCGAGGACGTCATCGACTGGCTGAAGTTCACCGAGAACCGCACCGAGCGCCGCGAGGAGGCCCGCCGCCGCGCCCGCAGCCGCGTCGTCGCCCTGACGGTCGTGCTGGCCCTGCTCGCGGCGGGCGGAGTCGGCTACCTCTGGTACGCCGGGAAGCTGCCCGGCGTGTCGTCGTCCGGCTCCGAGAGCGGCACCGCGACCGCGAACGGCGCCCAGAAGCGCGACGTGATCGTCGTCCACCTGCACGACACCGAACGGGGCGGCACGTCCACGGCGCTGCTCGTCGGCAACACCACCACCAAGCAGGGCACCACCGTCCTGCTGCCCAACTCCCTCGCCCTGACGGGCGACGACGGCACCGTCACGACCCTCGCCAAGTCGGTCAAGGGCGACGGCTCCTCGGGTACCCGCGAGCAGCTCGACACGGTCCTCGGCACCGACATCGAGGGCACCTGGCGCCTGGACACCCCCTACCTCCAGAACCTCGTCGACCTGGTCGGCAACGTCGAGGTCGACGCCAACGCCGACGTACCCGACCCGGACGCCAAGAAGAAGGGCGCCGCGCCCCTGGTCCGCAAGGGCAAGGCGCAGACCCTCAGCGGCACCATGGCCGTCGCGTACGCCACCTACCACGCCTCGGGCGAGGAGGAGAACGCCCAGCTCGAACGGTTCGGCCAGGTGATGCAGAGCCTGCTGCGCAAGGTCTCCTCCGACGCCACGGGCGCGACGACGACGGTGCAGACGCTCCAGCAGATCCTCGACCCCTCGCTCACCGACGAGGACCTCGGCACCTTCCTCGCCAAGCTGGCCGAGTTCGCCAAGGGCGGCGACTACAAGACGGCGCTGCTGCCGGTGCAGGCGGACGGCACGCTGAGCGCGCAGACCAGCGAGAGCGTGGTCAAGGACGTCCTGGGCGGCACCGCGAAGAGCCCCGACCAGTCGTCCGCCGTCCGGGTCTCCGTGCGGAACGCCAGCGGCGCCAAGGGCAACACCGAGAAGGCCCGGATCGTCCTCCTGGGCGGCGGCTTCACCTTCCTGGAGGGCGGCACTGCCTCCGAGGTCCGCTCGGCGTCCCAGGTCGTCTACGCCGACGCCGCGGGCAAGGAGAAGGCCACGGAGGTCGCCAAGACCCTGGGGCTGCCCGACAGCGCGGTGACGAAGGGCACGGTCACCTCGAACGCCGACGTCTCCGTCGTCCTCGGTCAGGACTACCAAGGCTCCTCGGGGCAGTGA
- the rsfS gene encoding ribosome silencing factor encodes MTATDRSLDLINTAAQAAADKLAHDVIAYDVSDVLSITDAFLLASAPSDRQVKSIVDEIEERLLKELGAKPVRREGDREARWVLLDYVDIVVHVQHSEERVFYALERLWKDCPELELPADAKATRGKAEEHAKQQAAEETAEPGGEWR; translated from the coding sequence GTGACCGCGACCGATCGCTCTCTCGACCTCATCAACACCGCCGCCCAGGCGGCCGCCGACAAACTCGCGCACGACGTCATCGCGTATGACGTCAGCGACGTGCTGTCGATCACGGACGCCTTTCTGCTGGCGTCCGCGCCCAGTGACCGCCAGGTCAAGTCGATCGTCGACGAGATCGAGGAGCGGCTGCTGAAGGAACTCGGCGCCAAGCCGGTGCGCCGCGAGGGCGACCGCGAGGCCCGCTGGGTTCTGCTCGACTACGTGGACATCGTCGTGCACGTCCAGCACAGCGAGGAACGCGTCTTCTACGCCCTGGAGCGGCTGTGGAAGGACTGCCCCGAACTCGAACTGCCCGCCGACGCCAAGGCCACCCGGGGCAAGGCCGAGGAACACGCCAAGCAGCAGGCCGCCGAGGAGACGGCGGAGCCCGGCGGTGAATGGCGGTGA
- a CDS encoding histidine phosphatase family protein: MAVSGAAEGPGRAPGRGRRIILWRHGQTPWNVERRFQGSTDVELTETGVGQARHAARLLASLRPDAIVSSDLLRATCTAAELAALTGLEVTRDEGLRETYAGVWQGLTHEEIIGRYGDQYAAWKRGEPVRRGGGELETEVADRAAPVVLRHVEKVPEDGTLVVVSHGGTIRTTLGRLLGLEPHHWESLGGLSNCCWSVLGEGARGWRLLEHNAGTLPEPVLGDDD, from the coding sequence ATGGCGGTGAGCGGCGCCGCCGAGGGGCCCGGCCGGGCGCCGGGCCGTGGCCGCCGCATCATCCTGTGGCGCCACGGCCAGACTCCCTGGAACGTGGAACGGCGCTTCCAGGGCAGCACGGACGTCGAGCTGACCGAGACCGGCGTCGGCCAGGCACGCCATGCCGCCCGCCTGCTGGCCTCCCTGCGACCCGACGCGATCGTCTCCTCCGACCTCCTGCGGGCCACCTGCACGGCCGCCGAGCTGGCCGCGCTCACCGGCCTTGAGGTCACCCGGGACGAGGGCCTGCGCGAGACCTACGCGGGCGTCTGGCAGGGCCTGACGCACGAGGAGATCATCGGCCGGTACGGCGACCAGTACGCCGCGTGGAAGCGCGGTGAGCCGGTGCGCCGCGGCGGCGGCGAACTGGAGACCGAGGTCGCCGACCGTGCCGCCCCCGTCGTGCTGCGGCACGTGGAGAAGGTGCCCGAGGACGGCACGCTCGTCGTGGTCAGCCACGGCGGCACCATCCGCACCACCCTCGGTCGCCTCCTCGGTCTCGAACCCCACCACTGGGAGAGCCTGGGCGGCCTGTCCAACTGCTGCTGGTCGGTCCTCGGCGAGGGCGCCCGCGGCTGGCGGCTGCTGGAGCACAACGCCGGCACCCTGCCCGAGCCCGTCCTCGGCGACGACGACTGA
- a CDS encoding NADH-quinone oxidoreductase subunit NuoF family protein, producing MNEALPDVPEVRVVGLPQLTSGFDLVERLDLPMHLKVHGPLEPLGGEQLAKLSEAINLKGRGGAGFPFHRKLRSVAEAAIKRGVRPVVVVNGSEDEPACRKDTVLINRAPHLILDGALLVAEALGARTLVVGVTRESTQRSMEAALAERGLSNSRRSALRASVQRNPVRMVTGAAASLIRSIDGGPAIPPGRKTSASQSGVGGAPTLLSNAETFAQLAIAARIGPERYGSTGLYDEPGTVMLTISGAVARPMVVEAPTGVPLRYVLQLAGAPPVPQGVLTGGYHGKWIDAATVNEAIVSRNSLDAVGGAMGAGAILPISQETCPLGESLQVAKWLAEESAGQCGPCYLGLPAAARGMEDILNGGGPAALEALKQVAKNVKRRGACSHPDGSAMFLESTIKAFTDDLAAHVLGNGCGRPVEGVLPLFEGGRAPTGVPGGGEAEESGSSRQKIYVDWTLCRGHGLCADILPEVFELGADGFPTVAQAKVPRYAEDKALRAVRRCPALALRLEEDTRSQAPSRNLPVLSQGRGRRALGR from the coding sequence GTGAACGAGGCCCTGCCCGACGTCCCGGAAGTCCGCGTGGTCGGGCTTCCCCAGCTCACGTCGGGCTTCGACCTTGTCGAAAGACTCGACCTGCCCATGCATCTGAAGGTGCACGGGCCACTCGAACCGTTGGGCGGCGAGCAGCTCGCGAAGCTCTCCGAGGCCATCAATCTGAAGGGCCGCGGCGGCGCGGGCTTCCCCTTCCACCGGAAGCTGCGCTCGGTCGCCGAGGCGGCGATCAAACGCGGCGTACGGCCGGTCGTCGTCGTCAACGGCAGCGAGGACGAGCCGGCCTGCCGCAAGGACACGGTCCTGATCAACCGTGCCCCGCACCTCATCCTGGACGGGGCCCTGCTGGTCGCGGAGGCCCTCGGTGCCCGCACGCTCGTCGTGGGGGTCACGCGGGAGTCCACCCAGCGCTCCATGGAGGCCGCGCTCGCCGAGCGCGGCCTGAGCAACAGCCGCAGGTCGGCTCTGCGCGCGAGCGTGCAGCGCAACCCGGTGCGCATGGTCACGGGCGCGGCCGCCTCGCTGATCCGTTCCATCGACGGCGGTCCGGCGATCCCGCCGGGCCGCAAGACCAGCGCCTCGCAGAGCGGCGTGGGCGGCGCGCCCACCCTGCTGTCCAACGCGGAGACCTTCGCCCAGCTGGCGATCGCCGCCCGCATAGGCCCGGAGCGCTACGGCAGCACCGGCCTGTACGACGAGCCGGGCACCGTGATGCTGACCATCTCCGGCGCCGTCGCCCGCCCCATGGTGGTCGAGGCCCCCACCGGGGTGCCACTGCGCTACGTCCTGCAGCTCGCCGGCGCCCCGCCGGTGCCGCAGGGCGTGCTGACCGGCGGCTACCACGGCAAGTGGATCGACGCGGCGACCGTCAACGAGGCGATCGTCTCGCGCAACTCCCTGGACGCGGTGGGCGGTGCGATGGGAGCCGGGGCGATTCTGCCGATCAGTCAGGAGACCTGCCCGCTGGGCGAGTCGCTCCAGGTGGCGAAGTGGCTGGCGGAGGAGAGCGCGGGCCAGTGCGGTCCCTGCTACCTCGGTCTGCCGGCCGCCGCGCGCGGTATGGAGGACATCCTGAACGGCGGCGGCCCGGCCGCCCTGGAGGCCCTCAAGCAGGTCGCCAAGAACGTCAAGCGGCGCGGCGCCTGCTCGCATCCCGACGGCTCGGCGATGTTCCTGGAATCGACCATCAAGGCGTTCACCGACGACCTGGCCGCGCACGTCCTCGGCAACGGCTGCGGACGCCCCGTGGAGGGCGTCCTGCCGCTCTTCGAGGGCGGCAGGGCTCCCACCGGCGTCCCCGGCGGCGGCGAGGCCGAGGAGTCCGGCTCCAGCCGTCAGAAGATCTACGTCGACTGGACGCTGTGCCGGGGACACGGCCTGTGCGCGGACATCCTCCCGGAGGTCTTCGAACTGGGCGCCGACGGCTTTCCGACCGTCGCCCAGGCGAAGGTTCCGCGCTACGCGGAGGACAAGGCCCTGCGCGCCGTACGCCGCTGCCCGGCACTGGCCCTGCGCCTCGAGGAGGACACCCGCTCGCAGGCCCCGTCGCGCAACCTGCCGGTCCTCTCCCAGGGCCGCGGCCGCCGCGCTCTGGGCCGCTGA
- a CDS encoding cytochrome b/b6 domain-containing protein, which produces MNPRRSNSSLPKPGRSAYGVASAVVLLLIPVVVLAGGSQFREFLNFGAGVLSLVSLSCSVIWGLVAQDRIILNTRQRIVGQAVHRTTAVASIAFLLVHITTKIVLGHTQLIAALIPFSLGLTGIEGLVGLGSLAGLLMIFVGITGALRSNFATPAPVAARWRAMHMLAYPAWCAALIHGLYAGREAKPIFFILYGLSLLGVIAALAVRAAPRPVKRRLADRLVAVLGGGERPELDDLDASRARAAESGLPGYENVRGATPPRADTTRPAPRGPRPSSPLYDTPASAAEPEPAPGFAAAYRAVATPPPGQPFAADQTARMNVPFDPRTAGAAPRVDGPGSTSGSWPIPSPPPVGEAPPSAYDPLNDTGYNIPAYNNPGAAAGTPAYGGRDVYNTGETNAPYGTYNPNDTYNSGPATETPPGASYDAPGSGEPWNTPSGGYR; this is translated from the coding sequence ATGAACCCTCGTCGCAGTAACAGCTCCCTCCCCAAACCGGGCCGCTCGGCCTATGGGGTGGCGTCGGCTGTCGTCCTGCTCCTCATACCCGTGGTCGTGCTGGCCGGAGGCAGCCAGTTCCGCGAGTTCCTGAACTTCGGCGCGGGCGTGCTCTCCCTCGTCTCGCTCAGCTGCTCGGTGATCTGGGGCCTGGTCGCCCAGGACCGGATCATCCTCAACACGCGCCAGCGGATCGTGGGCCAGGCGGTGCACCGGACCACCGCGGTCGCCTCGATCGCGTTCCTCCTCGTGCACATCACCACCAAGATCGTGCTGGGGCACACCCAGCTGATCGCCGCGCTGATCCCGTTCTCGCTCGGCCTCACCGGGATCGAGGGCCTGGTCGGCCTCGGCTCCCTGGCCGGGCTGCTGATGATCTTCGTGGGCATCACCGGGGCACTGCGCAGCAACTTCGCCACCCCGGCCCCGGTCGCGGCGCGCTGGCGGGCGATGCACATGCTGGCCTACCCGGCCTGGTGCGCGGCACTGATCCACGGCCTGTACGCGGGCCGGGAGGCCAAGCCGATCTTCTTCATCCTCTACGGCCTGTCCCTGCTGGGCGTCATCGCGGCCCTGGCCGTGCGCGCGGCGCCGCGCCCGGTCAAGCGCAGGCTCGCCGACCGGCTCGTGGCGGTGCTGGGCGGCGGCGAGCGGCCCGAGCTGGACGACCTGGACGCGAGCCGGGCCAGGGCGGCGGAGTCCGGGCTGCCGGGCTACGAGAACGTGCGCGGCGCGACGCCCCCGCGCGCCGACACGACGAGGCCGGCGCCGCGCGGTCCCCGGCCCTCCTCCCCGCTGTACGACACCCCGGCCTCCGCCGCGGAGCCCGAGCCCGCCCCCGGCTTCGCCGCCGCCTACCGGGCCGTCGCGACGCCGCCGCCCGGGCAGCCCTTCGCGGCCGACCAGACCGCGCGCATGAACGTGCCGTTCGACCCCCGGACCGCGGGGGCGGCACCGCGCGTGGACGGCCCCGGCAGCACCTCGGGCAGCTGGCCGATCCCCTCGCCGCCGCCGGTCGGCGAGGCGCCCCCGTCGGCCTACGACCCGCTGAACGACACGGGATACAACATCCCGGCCTACAACAATCCGGGCGCGGCCGCGGGCACCCCCGCGTACGGCGGACGTGATGTGTACAACACCGGTGAGACGAACGCCCCCTACGGCACGTACAACCCGAACGACACGTACAACAGCGGTCCCGCCACTGAAACACCCCCCGGCGCCTCCTACGACGCGCCGGGTTCGGGCGAACCTTGGAACACGCCTTCCGGAGGCTACAGGTGA
- the leuS gene encoding leucine--tRNA ligase translates to MSETNPAAPSEVAAPHRYTAAVAADIEARWQDFWDADGTYAAPNPKGDLAGDPGLVARPKKFIMDMFPYPSGAGLHVGHPLGYIATDVYARFQRMTGHNVLHTLGFDAFGLPAEQYAVQTGTHPRVSTEANIENMKAQLRRLGLGHDKRRSFATIDPDYYKWTQWIFLQIFNSWYDDEAGKARPISQLIAQFESGERAVPGHTRAWPELSAAERAEVLGEFRLAYASDAPVNWCPGLGTVLANEEVTADGRSERGNFPVFKAKLRQWNMRITAYADRLLDDLEELDWPEAIKLQQRNWIGRSEGARVDFPIDGERITIFTTRQDTLFGATYMVLAPEHPLVEKFTPAAWPEGTHEVWTGGHATPADAVAAYRAQAASKSDVERQAEAKDKTGVFTGAFAVNPVNGEKIPVFIADYVLMGYGTGAIMAVPAHDSRDFAFARAFELPMRCVVEPADDRGTDPSTWDDAFASYDAKIVNSAGDDVKLDGLGVVDAKARITEWLERKGIGEGTVNFRLRDWLFSRQRYWGEPFPIVYDEDGVAHALPESMLPLELPEVEDYSPRTFDPDDADTQPETPLSRNEDWVNVTLDLGDGPKKYRRETNTMPNWAGSCWYEFRYLDPHNDRQLVDPEIERYWMGPREGMPHGGVDLYVGGAEHAVLHLLYARFWSKVLYDLGHVSSAEPFHKLFNQGMIQAYVYRDARGIAVPAAEVEERDGAYHYQGEKVSRLLGKMGKSLKNAVTPDEICAEYGADTLRLYEMAMGPLDVSRPWDTRAVVGQFRLLQRLWRNIVDETTGEVTVVDAEPDEATLRALHKAIDGVRQDLEGLRFNTAIAKVTELNNHLTKTGRPVPRSVAGALVLMAAPLAPHIAEELWHKLGHSGSVVHQDFPVADPAYVVDETVTCVVQIKGKVKARLEVSPAISEEELEKVALADEKVVAALEGAGIRKVIVRAPKLVNIVPA, encoded by the coding sequence ATGAGCGAGACGAACCCCGCTGCCCCCTCCGAGGTGGCAGCGCCGCACCGCTACACGGCCGCCGTGGCGGCCGACATCGAGGCACGCTGGCAGGACTTCTGGGACGCCGACGGCACCTACGCGGCGCCGAACCCCAAGGGTGACCTGGCGGGTGACCCCGGGCTGGTCGCCCGGCCCAAGAAGTTCATCATGGACATGTTCCCGTACCCCTCCGGCGCGGGCCTGCACGTCGGTCACCCGCTCGGGTACATCGCCACCGACGTGTACGCCCGCTTCCAGCGGATGACCGGCCACAACGTCCTGCACACCCTGGGCTTCGACGCCTTCGGCCTGCCCGCCGAGCAGTACGCCGTGCAGACCGGCACCCACCCGCGGGTGTCCACCGAGGCCAACATCGAGAACATGAAGGCGCAGCTGCGCCGGCTGGGCCTGGGCCACGACAAGCGCCGGTCGTTCGCCACGATCGACCCGGACTACTACAAGTGGACCCAGTGGATCTTCCTGCAGATCTTCAACTCCTGGTACGACGACGAGGCCGGGAAGGCCCGTCCGATCTCGCAGCTGATCGCCCAGTTCGAGTCCGGTGAGCGGGCCGTGCCTGGGCACACGCGCGCGTGGCCCGAGCTGAGCGCCGCCGAGCGCGCCGAGGTCCTGGGCGAGTTCCGCCTGGCCTACGCCTCCGACGCGCCCGTCAACTGGTGCCCCGGCCTGGGCACCGTGCTGGCCAACGAGGAGGTCACCGCCGACGGCCGCTCCGAGCGCGGCAACTTCCCGGTCTTCAAGGCCAAGCTGCGCCAGTGGAACATGCGCATCACCGCCTACGCCGACCGGCTGCTGGACGACCTGGAGGAGCTGGACTGGCCCGAGGCCATCAAGCTCCAGCAGCGCAACTGGATCGGCCGCTCCGAGGGCGCCCGCGTCGACTTCCCGATCGACGGCGAGCGGATCACGATCTTCACCACCCGCCAGGACACCCTGTTCGGCGCCACCTACATGGTGCTGGCGCCCGAGCACCCGCTGGTGGAGAAGTTCACCCCGGCCGCCTGGCCGGAGGGCACCCACGAGGTGTGGACCGGCGGCCACGCCACCCCGGCCGACGCCGTCGCCGCCTACCGGGCCCAGGCCGCCTCGAAGTCGGACGTGGAGCGCCAGGCCGAGGCCAAGGACAAGACCGGCGTCTTCACCGGCGCGTTCGCCGTCAACCCGGTCAACGGCGAGAAGATCCCGGTCTTCATCGCCGACTACGTCCTGATGGGCTACGGCACCGGCGCGATCATGGCCGTCCCCGCCCACGACAGCCGCGACTTCGCCTTCGCGCGCGCCTTCGAACTGCCGATGCGCTGCGTGGTCGAGCCGGCCGACGACCGTGGCACGGACCCCTCGACCTGGGACGACGCCTTCGCTTCGTACGACGCGAAGATCGTGAACTCCGCCGGCGACGACGTGAAGCTGGACGGCCTGGGCGTCGTCGACGCCAAGGCGCGCATCACCGAGTGGCTGGAGCGCAAGGGCATCGGCGAGGGCACCGTCAACTTCCGCCTGCGCGACTGGCTGTTCAGCCGCCAGCGCTACTGGGGCGAGCCCTTCCCGATCGTCTACGACGAGGACGGCGTGGCCCACGCGCTGCCCGAGTCGATGCTGCCGCTGGAGCTGCCCGAGGTCGAGGACTACTCGCCGCGCACCTTCGACCCGGACGACGCCGACACCCAGCCCGAGACGCCGCTGTCGCGCAACGAGGACTGGGTCAACGTCACCCTGGACCTGGGCGACGGACCGAAGAAGTACCGCCGCGAGACCAACACCATGCCCAACTGGGCCGGTTCCTGCTGGTACGAGTTCCGCTACCTGGACCCGCACAACGACCGGCAGCTGGTCGACCCGGAGATCGAGCGCTACTGGATGGGCCCGCGCGAGGGCATGCCCCACGGCGGCGTCGACCTGTACGTCGGCGGCGCCGAGCACGCCGTGCTGCACCTGTTGTACGCGCGCTTCTGGTCCAAGGTCCTGTACGACCTGGGGCACGTCTCCTCCGCGGAGCCGTTCCACAAGCTGTTCAACCAGGGCATGATCCAGGCCTACGTCTACCGGGACGCCCGCGGCATCGCGGTGCCGGCCGCCGAGGTGGAGGAGCGCGACGGCGCCTACCACTACCAGGGCGAGAAGGTCTCCCGGCTGCTGGGCAAGATGGGCAAGTCCCTGAAGAACGCGGTTACTCCGGACGAGATCTGCGCCGAGTACGGGGCCGACACACTGCGCCTGTACGAGATGGCGATGGGCCCGCTGGACGTGTCCCGGCCGTGGGACACGCGCGCGGTGGTGGGCCAGTTCCGGCTGCTGCAGCGGCTGTGGCGCAACATCGTCGACGAGACGACCGGCGAGGTCACCGTCGTCGACGCCGAGCCGGACGAGGCGACGCTGCGCGCCCTGCACAAGGCGATCGACGGCGTCCGCCAGGACCTGGAGGGCCTGCGCTTCAACACCGCCATCGCCAAGGTGACGGAGCTGAACAACCACCTGACGAAGACGGGCCGGCCCGTGCCGCGCTCGGTCGCCGGGGCGCTGGTGCTGATGGCCGCCCCGCTGGCCCCGCACATCGCCGAGGAGCTGTGGCACAAGCTGGGCCACTCCGGCTCGGTCGTCCACCAGGACTTCCCCGTCGCCGACCCGGCGTACGTCGTCGATGAGACCGTGACCTGCGTCGTCCAGATCAAGGGCAAGGTGAAGGCGCGTCTGGAGGTCTCCCCGGCCATCTCCGAGGAGGAGCTGGAGAAGGTGGCGCTGGCCGACGAGAAGGTCGTCGCGGCGCTGGAGGGCGCGGGTATCCGCAAGGTGATCGTGCGGGCGCCGAAGCTGGTGAACATCGTTCCTGCGTGA
- a CDS encoding DegV family protein encodes MSRHVAIVTDSTAYLPPRTMERHGITAVPLTVVLGDQALEEGTEISTRSLAQALQKRRPVTTSRPSPELFAETYRRVAASGASGIVSLHLSAELSGTYDAAVLAAREAPVPVRVVDTGMVAMALGFCALAAAETAEAGGTVDEAVMAAEKRAGGTSAFFYVDTLDYLRRGGRIGAAQALLGSALAVKPLLQLQDGRIELLEKVRTASKAIARLEEIVAERAGGADVDVAVHHLAAPERASALADRLRTRVSGLADLHVSEVGAVIGAHTGPGLLGVVVSPR; translated from the coding sequence ATGTCCCGCCATGTCGCGATCGTCACCGATTCAACGGCCTACCTGCCGCCGCGGACGATGGAGCGCCACGGCATCACCGCGGTTCCGCTGACCGTGGTCCTCGGAGACCAGGCGCTCGAAGAGGGCACCGAGATCTCGACGCGTTCACTCGCCCAGGCGCTGCAGAAGCGGAGGCCCGTCACCACCTCGCGGCCCAGCCCCGAGCTGTTCGCCGAGACCTATCGCAGGGTCGCGGCGTCCGGCGCGAGCGGCATCGTCTCCCTGCACCTGTCCGCGGAGCTCTCCGGCACGTACGACGCCGCGGTGCTCGCCGCGCGTGAGGCGCCGGTGCCGGTACGGGTGGTGGACACCGGGATGGTCGCGATGGCGCTCGGCTTCTGCGCCCTGGCCGCGGCCGAGACCGCGGAGGCCGGCGGCACGGTGGACGAGGCGGTCATGGCCGCGGAGAAGCGTGCCGGGGGCACCTCCGCCTTCTTCTACGTCGACACCCTCGACTATCTGCGCCGCGGCGGCCGCATCGGCGCGGCGCAGGCCCTGCTGGGTTCCGCTCTCGCCGTGAAACCGCTGCTCCAGTTGCAGGACGGCCGGATCGAACTCCTGGAGAAGGTGCGCACCGCCTCGAAGGCGATCGCCCGCCTGGAGGAGATCGTGGCCGAGCGCGCGGGCGGCGCCGACGTCGATGTCGCCGTCCACCATCTCGCCGCTCCCGAAAGGGCGTCGGCCCTCGCGGACCGGCTGCGTACACGGGTGTCCGGCCTGGCCGACCTGCACGTCAGCGAGGTCGGGGCGGTGATCGGCGCGCACACCGGTCCGGGGCTGCTGGGGGTCGTGGTCTCGCCGCGCTGA
- a CDS encoding ComEA family DNA-binding protein has translation MGPAVAAGGGLVGVGRAAAAGASAAAVGVGSAAVVGGGATGMAGGGSAAMAAAGPAVVVDGGSADVSPSGAGRVSPAAVREVSCSTTAVGAGPVAAGRRGAAHPAVRGAVETGGDAESEPFGPAGVPDWRERTGAAVRERMPLWLQARCGLERRNVVALTVLFAVAALLAVQHFWTGRTQTVQAPEVVRAVAPHEDQGQDKATTAGAPPVLARGAPASPGTEIVVDVSGKVRRPGIQRLPAGSRVADALQAAGGVRPGTSTDGLNRARFLVDGEQVVVGGPAPAAVPEAPGAGLSGAAGTGAAGTSTAPVSLSTATADQLQTLPGVGPVLARRIIDYRTQHGGFRSVDQLREVSGIGTRRFADLRDLVSP, from the coding sequence GTGGGCCCGGCTGTGGCGGCCGGTGGTGGGCTGGTCGGCGTGGGCCGGGCAGCCGCAGCCGGAGCCTCTGCTGCGGCGGTGGGCGTGGGTTCGGCGGCCGTGGTCGGCGGCGGGGCGACTGGCATGGCCGGTGGCGGCTCGGCAGCGATGGCCGCTGCCGGCCCGGCTGTGGTCGTCGACGGGGGTTCGGCGGACGTGAGTCCGTCCGGCGCGGGCCGCGTGAGCCCCGCTGCCGTGCGCGAAGTGAGCTGCTCGACCACGGCGGTTGGGGCGGGCCCGGTGGCGGCCGGCCGCAGGGGCGCGGCCCATCCCGCTGTGCGGGGCGCCGTGGAGACGGGCGGCGATGCCGAGTCGGAGCCCTTCGGTCCTGCCGGGGTGCCGGACTGGCGGGAGCGGACCGGGGCCGCGGTGCGCGAGCGCATGCCGTTGTGGTTGCAGGCGCGGTGCGGGCTGGAGCGCAGGAACGTGGTGGCGCTCACCGTACTGTTCGCCGTCGCCGCGCTCCTCGCCGTGCAGCACTTCTGGACCGGCCGTACGCAGACGGTCCAGGCACCCGAGGTGGTGCGGGCCGTGGCTCCCCACGAGGACCAGGGGCAGGACAAGGCCACCACGGCCGGGGCGCCGCCGGTCCTCGCGCGGGGCGCTCCGGCGTCCCCCGGCACGGAGATCGTGGTGGACGTCAGCGGCAAGGTCCGGCGCCCCGGAATCCAGCGCCTGCCGGCCGGGTCGCGGGTGGCCGACGCCCTCCAGGCGGCCGGCGGGGTCCGTCCCGGCACCAGTACCGACGGCCTCAACCGGGCCCGCTTCCTGGTGGACGGCGAACAGGTCGTCGTCGGCGGCCCGGCTCCCGCCGCTGTACCCGAGGCGCCCGGAGCGGGCCTCTCCGGCGCGGCCGGTACGGGTGCCGCGGGCACGTCCACGGCCCCGGTCTCCCTCAGCACGGCCACCGCCGACCAGTTGCAGACCCTGCCCGGCGTCGGTCCCGTGCTGGCCCGGCGCATCATCGACTACCGCACGCAGCACGGCGGCTTCCGCTCGGTGGACCAACTGCGTGAGGTCAGCGGCATCGGCACGCGCCGCTTCGCCGATCTGCGGGACCTGGTCAGCCCGTGA